One region of Prochlorococcus marinus str. GP2 genomic DNA includes:
- the purT gene encoding formate-dependent phosphoribosylglycinamide formyltransferase — translation MKDSIFSKKRILLLGSGELGKELVIESKRLGLEVIAIDQYENAPAMQVADYSRVIDMRDKIILKNVINEFKPDYVVPEIEALSIEALKELEDEGINIVPNARTVEITMNRDKIRDLASRDLKIKTAKFDYIFEFDDLEKKADEIGFPLLLKPLMSSSGKGQSLVETKHDLQNAWKQAQANSRGKVKGVIIEEFINFDFEFTLLTVRKENGENIFCLPIGHLQSNGDYQCSWQPIEIKESLIIEAKRVTSRILNNLNGAGLYGVEFFIKGSEVIFSELSPRPHDTGMVTLVSQNINEFELHLRAFLNLPIPRIDLIEPSATRVILSNQEYLNPIYEGLNEALEFEKTKVLIFGKPLSRKGRRMGVVLSSNSDLNLARKNADEAALKIKVSTS, via the coding sequence ATGAAAGATTCAATTTTTTCTAAAAAAAGAATTTTATTGCTTGGTAGTGGCGAGCTCGGAAAAGAATTAGTAATAGAATCTAAAAGATTAGGATTAGAAGTTATTGCAATTGATCAATATGAAAATGCACCTGCAATGCAAGTCGCTGATTATTCAAGAGTAATTGATATGAGAGATAAAATTATTTTAAAAAATGTTATAAATGAATTTAAGCCTGATTATGTTGTGCCAGAAATAGAGGCACTCTCAATTGAAGCCCTAAAAGAACTAGAGGATGAGGGAATCAATATTGTTCCCAACGCCAGAACTGTAGAAATTACAATGAATAGAGATAAAATTAGAGACTTAGCCTCTAGAGATTTAAAAATAAAAACTGCAAAGTTTGATTATATTTTTGAATTTGATGATTTAGAAAAAAAAGCTGATGAAATTGGATTCCCACTTTTGCTTAAGCCTTTAATGAGCTCTTCAGGAAAGGGACAGAGTTTGGTTGAAACAAAACATGATTTACAAAATGCTTGGAAACAGGCACAAGCAAATTCAAGAGGGAAGGTTAAAGGAGTAATTATTGAAGAATTTATTAATTTTGATTTTGAGTTTACTCTTTTAACTGTAAGAAAAGAAAATGGTGAAAATATTTTTTGTTTACCAATTGGACATCTTCAATCTAATGGAGACTATCAATGCAGTTGGCAACCTATAGAAATCAAGGAGTCCTTAATTATTGAAGCTAAGAGAGTGACAAGTAGAATATTAAATAATCTTAATGGAGCTGGATTATACGGAGTAGAGTTTTTTATAAAAGGAAGTGAGGTTATATTTTCAGAATTATCCCCAAGACCACACGACACTGGTATGGTTACATTAGTTAGTCAAAATATTAATGAATTTGAATTACATTTAAGGGCTTTTTTGAATTTACCAATACCTCGTATAGATCTAATAGAACCCTCTGCAACCAGAGTTATACTATCTAATCAAGAGTATCTAAATCCTATTTATGAAGGTCTTAATGAAGCATTAGAATTTGAAAAGACTAAAGTTCTTATTTTTGGCAAACCACTTTCCAGAAAAGGCAGAAGAATGGGTGTTGTTCTCTCATCAAATTCTGACCTTAATTTGGCTAGAAAAAATGCAGATGAAGCTGCTCTTAAAATAAAAGTAAGTACTTCATAA
- a CDS encoding glutathione peroxidase encodes MQVDVKNTTVLSSDGSSIKLGEYSGKVILVVNVASYCGNTAQYEDLQKLHDLYSSKGLSILAFPCNDFGKQEPGSLSEIKEFCTTKYGVKFEIYEKVHAKGNTTEPYTTLNKVEPEGDVEWNFEKFLIGKDSKVIARFKPGVKPFDENLIAAIEVALDS; translated from the coding sequence ATGCAAGTAGACGTAAAAAATACCACTGTTCTTTCCTCTGACGGGTCATCTATAAAACTTGGTGAATACTCAGGTAAAGTAATTTTAGTTGTTAATGTAGCTAGTTATTGCGGAAATACTGCTCAGTATGAAGATCTCCAAAAGCTACATGATTTATATTCAAGCAAAGGCCTAAGTATACTTGCATTCCCTTGTAATGATTTTGGGAAACAAGAACCCGGCTCTCTTTCAGAAATAAAAGAGTTTTGCACTACAAAATATGGCGTTAAGTTTGAAATCTATGAAAAAGTTCATGCCAAAGGCAACACTACAGAACCATATACGACACTTAACAAAGTTGAACCTGAAGGAGATGTTGAATGGAATTTTGAAAAGTTTCTGATAGGAAAAGATAGTAAAGTAATTGCAAGATTCAAACCAGGTGTTAAACCGTTTGACGAAAACTTAATCGCAGCTATCGAAGTAGCTTTAGATTCATAA